One stretch of Candidatus Poribacteria bacterium DNA includes these proteins:
- a CDS encoding phytanoyl-CoA dioxygenase family protein, whose product MNMNQKQTTPLSPEQMDQWANDGYLLLKGVVPESAINGVRESFARVVDGIIRELKADGIIEDEGIELPFETRFSQVAGEHANRFGRSWRNQVATPEVFELHHAPRLVDAIGQLTGTDVIGHPVFNARPKLPGQQLTVVPWHQDSGYFGTVSETSLIPTAWIPLVPVDEANGCLQVVAGSHRLGVVNHHTEEREGKFLEVVDELIEDSRVVTCPMELGDALVFHNLTLHRSLLHTTSESIRWAIDIRYLRDGDHPGTIYWQDPDFKWVIHSETQPVTPVTQWLEMW is encoded by the coding sequence ATGAACATGAATCAGAAACAGACGACTCCGTTATCACCTGAACAGATGGATCAGTGGGCAAACGATGGATATTTGCTCTTAAAAGGCGTTGTCCCGGAATCTGCCATCAATGGCGTGCGCGAGAGTTTTGCCCGTGTGGTAGACGGCATCATTCGCGAGTTGAAAGCGGATGGGATTATCGAAGATGAAGGGATAGAACTCCCGTTTGAGACGCGATTCTCACAAGTCGCGGGTGAACACGCCAACCGCTTTGGACGTTCTTGGCGAAACCAGGTCGCCACACCAGAGGTTTTCGAGCTGCACCACGCACCACGCCTCGTGGACGCGATCGGTCAACTCACAGGCACGGATGTCATCGGACATCCCGTCTTCAACGCCCGTCCGAAACTCCCCGGTCAGCAGTTGACTGTCGTTCCATGGCATCAAGATAGCGGCTATTTTGGGACAGTGAGTGAAACTTCGCTCATCCCAACTGCCTGGATACCGTTGGTGCCAGTAGATGAGGCCAACGGCTGTTTGCAAGTGGTTGCAGGTTCACATCGATTGGGTGTGGTGAATCATCACACAGAAGAGCGGGAAGGGAAATTTCTTGAGGTTGTGGATGAACTTATCGAGGACTCGCGGGTCGTGACGTGTCCAATGGAATTAGGGGATGCCTTAGTATTCCACAATCTAACGCTCCACCGATCCCTACTACATACCACCAGCGAGAGTATCCGTTGGGCGATTGACATCCGTTATCTCCGAGATGGCGATCATCCGGGCACAATTTACTGGCAGGATCCCGATTTCAAGTGGGTCATCCATAGCGAAACGCAGCCTGTAACGCCCGTTACCCAATGGCTTGAAATGTGGTAA